In Verrucomicrobiota bacterium, a single genomic region encodes these proteins:
- a CDS encoding DegT/DnrJ/EryC1/StrS family aminotransferase, translated as MSKLAYLGGTPVAKTDFMGESQLVTRADLERKYLLETYDSGVWDDWPEVPSMASEFQREWAEFNGSKYCALLTNGTHTLQLALETLGVGFGDEVIVPGLTWQATASVCCDVNAVPVLVDVDPDTLCMDPEKVEAAITPRTRVIIPVHLYHRMADMDRLMRIARKHKLHVIEDCAHTHGSQWDGKGAGTLGDFGSYSFQTTKLIKSAEGGALLTQKEDYYLRVVSQRSCGREFKKGVKVHSGNYRITSFQAAILRGQLAAMKVNAPVIDRNGLALDEAVAAAPGVAPLRRNKHITRQCGYRYVFLYDKDAYDGLDGATFREALSAELGRKFDTTYTPLNHSEVYYPHTKQRHHLSKSYVKAITPARWKLPVCEDLWKDRAIVADWSVYGTAPSRAPMLADAIAKIHEHRADLLAAQRRRR; from the coding sequence ATGTCGAAGCTGGCATATCTGGGCGGAACGCCTGTCGCGAAAACCGATTTCATGGGCGAGAGTCAACTCGTCACCCGCGCTGATCTCGAGCGCAAGTACCTGCTTGAAACCTACGACAGCGGTGTGTGGGACGATTGGCCCGAGGTGCCGTCGATGGCGTCCGAGTTCCAGCGCGAGTGGGCCGAGTTCAACGGTTCGAAGTACTGCGCCCTGCTGACCAACGGTACACACACCCTCCAGCTCGCGCTCGAGACCCTCGGCGTCGGCTTCGGCGATGAGGTCATCGTGCCCGGTCTGACGTGGCAGGCGACGGCGAGCGTCTGCTGCGACGTGAACGCCGTGCCCGTGCTCGTTGATGTCGATCCCGACACGCTCTGCATGGATCCGGAGAAGGTCGAGGCCGCCATCACGCCGCGCACACGGGTCATTATCCCCGTGCACCTCTACCACCGCATGGCGGACATGGACCGCCTCATGCGTATCGCGCGCAAACACAAGCTGCACGTCATTGAGGACTGCGCACATACCCACGGCTCGCAGTGGGACGGCAAGGGGGCCGGCACGCTCGGCGACTTCGGCTCGTACAGCTTCCAGACGACCAAGCTCATAAAGAGCGCCGAGGGCGGTGCGCTCCTGACGCAGAAGGAGGACTACTACCTCAGGGTCGTCAGCCAGCGCTCGTGCGGCCGTGAGTTCAAGAAAGGCGTCAAGGTCCACAGCGGCAACTACCGCATCACGTCGTTTCAGGCCGCCATCCTGCGCGGCCAGCTCGCCGCGATGAAGGTGAACGCACCCGTCATCGACCGGAACGGGCTCGCGCTCGACGAGGCGGTAGCTGCCGCGCCCGGCGTTGCGCCGCTGCGCCGCAACAAGCACATCACGCGCCAATGCGGCTACCGTTATGTGTTCCTCTACGACAAGGACGCCTACGATGGGCTTGACGGCGCCACGTTCCGCGAGGCGCTGTCGGCCGAGCTTGGCCGCAAGTTCGACACGACATATACGCCGCTCAATCACAGCGAGGTTTACTACCCGCACACGAAACAGCGCCACCACCTGAGCAAGAGCTACGTCAAGGCGATCACGCCCGCGCGCTGGAAGCTGCCCGTCTGCGAGGACTTGTGGAAGGATCGCGCGATAGTCGCCGACTGGTCCGTCTACGGTACCGCGCCGTCGCGCGCCCCGATGCTTGCCGACGCGATCGCCAAGATCCACGAGCATCGCGCCGACCTGCTCGCCGCACAGCGACGCCGTCGGTAG
- a CDS encoding RNA polymerase sigma factor has translation MGFSAEDDARSDEILIAAADDGDASAFETLYYRHRDWVVRLAYRFTDNRDDALDALQETFTYLARKLPGFRLTAKLTTFLYPVVKHTALRLARKRRRSVPTDEAVPDVAVPPEAGRAASRADLAAALATLRAKHREVLLLRFVDNLTLEEIAQTLRIRLGTVKSRLHNALKRLRSDPRTKHYFGL, from the coding sequence ATGGGTTTCTCTGCAGAGGACGATGCACGCAGCGATGAGATCCTCATCGCCGCCGCAGACGACGGCGACGCCTCCGCCTTCGAGACGCTCTACTACCGCCACCGCGATTGGGTCGTGCGGCTCGCGTACCGTTTCACGGACAATCGCGACGATGCACTCGACGCGCTGCAGGAGACCTTCACCTACCTCGCCAGGAAGCTCCCGGGCTTTCGGCTTACGGCCAAGCTGACGACGTTCCTCTATCCCGTCGTCAAGCACACGGCCCTGCGCCTCGCGCGTAAGCGTCGCCGGTCCGTTCCCACCGATGAAGCCGTGCCCGATGTCGCCGTGCCGCCCGAGGCCGGCCGCGCCGCGTCGAGGGCCGACCTGGCCGCCGCACTCGCCACGCTGCGCGCCAAGCACCGCGAAGTGCTCCTGCTGCGGTTTGTCGACAACTTGACGCTCGAAGAGATCGCCCAAACGCTCCGCATCCGCCTCGGCACCGTCAAGTCCAGGCTCCACAACGCCCTCAAAAGACTCCGAAGCGATCCGCGCACGAAGCACTACTTCGGCCTGTAG
- a CDS encoding alkaline phosphatase, whose translation MERVLKTAAIGLCLIALLWAPGCKRAPRESKTAGVPALSGKPKNTIILIADGWGYNHVAASSLYEHGDTGRLVYESFPVRLGMSTCPLDVTYDPQRAWSEFDYVNEGATDSAAAATQMATGVRTHNGAIGVGPDGQRVVNVGERAEQLGRATGVITTVMISHATPAGFGAHSENRDNCEQIAREMVGDSRLDVIMGAGHPWYDENGACVAATGEDGAITTAAGYEHVGGVDTWLQLLTGSVGGDADGDGIADAWRLVQTRSQFQSLITGPTPRRVIGVAQVRETLAQGRAGDANAAPFAVPRDENMPTLAEMTWGALNVLDEDPDGFVLMIEGGAVDWASHANQTGRMLEEMTDFNRAVEAVIEWVERESSWGETLVIVTGDHECGYLTGPGSNPDWKPVVNNGKGKVPGVEWHSGGHTNSLIPLFAKGAGAETLQTFADETDPRRGSYIHNTELAKALFALMK comes from the coding sequence ATGGAGCGTGTGCTGAAGACCGCGGCGATCGGCCTATGCCTGATCGCGTTGCTGTGGGCGCCCGGCTGCAAGAGGGCGCCGCGCGAATCCAAGACCGCCGGGGTCCCGGCTCTGTCCGGGAAACCGAAGAACACCATCATCCTGATCGCGGACGGCTGGGGCTACAACCACGTTGCCGCTTCGAGCCTGTACGAACACGGCGACACGGGCCGGCTCGTCTACGAGAGTTTTCCCGTGCGGCTCGGCATGAGCACCTGTCCGCTCGATGTCACGTACGATCCCCAGCGCGCCTGGAGCGAGTTCGACTATGTCAACGAAGGTGCGACCGACTCCGCCGCTGCGGCCACGCAGATGGCCACCGGCGTGCGCACCCATAACGGTGCTATCGGCGTTGGTCCGGACGGGCAGCGCGTCGTCAACGTCGGTGAGCGCGCCGAACAACTCGGCCGGGCGACGGGCGTGATCACCACCGTTATGATCTCGCACGCGACCCCTGCCGGCTTCGGCGCGCACAGCGAGAACCGCGACAACTGCGAGCAGATCGCGCGCGAGATGGTCGGTGACAGCCGCCTCGACGTCATCATGGGTGCAGGCCATCCATGGTATGACGAGAACGGTGCGTGTGTCGCTGCGACCGGCGAGGACGGTGCGATCACGACGGCCGCCGGCTACGAACACGTCGGCGGTGTCGATACGTGGCTTCAACTGCTCACCGGTTCGGTTGGCGGTGATGCCGACGGCGACGGGATCGCCGATGCATGGCGCCTCGTACAGACGCGCAGCCAGTTCCAGTCGCTTATCACGGGGCCGACGCCCCGGCGCGTCATTGGCGTCGCCCAAGTCCGCGAGACACTCGCGCAGGGCCGCGCAGGGGACGCGAATGCGGCGCCGTTCGCCGTGCCGCGCGACGAGAACATGCCCACGCTGGCCGAAATGACATGGGGCGCGCTCAACGTCCTCGACGAGGATCCGGACGGCTTTGTCCTCATGATCGAGGGCGGCGCCGTCGATTGGGCCTCGCATGCCAACCAGACGGGCCGCATGCTCGAGGAGATGACCGACTTCAACCGCGCCGTCGAGGCCGTCATCGAGTGGGTCGAGCGCGAGAGCAGTTGGGGTGAGACGCTCGTCATCGTCACCGGCGACCACGAGTGTGGCTACCTCACCGGCCCGGGCTCCAATCCGGACTGGAAGCCGGTCGTCAACAACGGTAAAGGCAAGGTGCCGGGCGTCGAGTGGCACAGCGGCGGCCACACGAACAGCCTCATCCCGCTCTTCGCCAAGGGTGCCGGCGCCGAGACGCTGCAGACCTTCGCCGACGAGACCGATCCCAGGCGTGGCTCCTACATCCACAACACCGAGCTGGCCAAGGCGCTCTTTGCGCTGATGAAATAG